The following proteins are encoded in a genomic region of Athene noctua unplaced genomic scaffold, bAthNoc1.hap1.1 HAP1_HAP1_scaffold_36, whole genome shotgun sequence:
- the LOC141974217 gene encoding olfactory receptor 14A16-like — translation MSNGSSITEFLLLAFADRRELQLLHFWLFLGISLAALLGNGLIITAIACDHRLHTPMYFFLLNLSLLDLGSLSTTLPKAMANSLWHNRHISYSGCAAQLFMFLFLLSAEYFLITVMSYDRYVAICKPLHYGTLLGSRACVHMAAAAWGTGFLNSLLHTANTFSLTFCKGNVLDQFFCEIPQILKLSCSHSYLREVGLLVISISLAFGCFVFIVVSYVQIFRAVLRIPSEQGRHKAFSTCLPHLAVVSLFVSTGMFANLKPPSLSSPSLDLVVSFLYSVVPPAVNPLIYSMRNQELKQTLKKLIQDLFSTSHEEAMSGLLRKQGSNTYTESMIPPLDKVPDSHKKGGY, via the exons atgtccaacggcagctccatcaccgagttcctcctcctggcattcgcagacagacgggagctgcagctcctgcacttctggctcttcctgggcatctccctggctgccctcctgggcaacggcctcatcatcaccgccatcgcctgtgaccaccgcctgcacacccccatgtacttcttcctcctcaacctctccctcctcgacctgggctccctctccaccactctccccaaagccatggccaactccctctggcacaacaggcacatctcctactcggggtgtgctgcacagctctttatGTTTCTATTCTTGCTCTCAGCAGAGTATTTCCTTATTAcagtcatgtcctacgaccgctacgttgccatctgcaaacccctgcactacgggaccctcctgggcagcagagcttgtgtccacatggcagcagctgcctggggcactgggttcctcaattctctcctgcacacggccaacacattttcacttacATTCTGTAAAGGCAATGttctggaccagttcttctgtgaaatcccccagatcctcaagctctcctgctcacactcctacctcagggaagttgggcttctTGTAATTAGTATCtctttggcttttgggtgttttgtgttcattgtggtgtcctatgtgcagatcttcagggccgtgctgaggatcccctctgagcagggacggcacaaagccttttccacgtgcctccctcacctggccgtggtctccctctttgtcaGCACTGGCATGTTTGCcaacctgaagccgccctccctctcctccccatccctggacctggtggtgtcatttctgtactcggtggtgcctccagcagtgaaccccctcatctacagcatgaggaaccaggagcttaaacagacactgaagaagctgattca agatttattctccacttcccatgaagaggcgatgtcgggccttctca